In Brachypodium distachyon strain Bd21 chromosome 2, Brachypodium_distachyon_v3.0, whole genome shotgun sequence, one genomic interval encodes:
- the LOC100846396 gene encoding uncharacterized protein LOC100846396, producing MGKHKPIVKSEEDINSRDKYITWTDEATKFMLEWYIDLRKDKPASFKFKKQHHLQCADALNGKFSLGVTQNQVDRHYRACKEKSGWVRRAMANSENGFDYTSCKFTISESEKENLNVSTVVNYLTKPIRFFHQLRELFSSQSHADGSLAADQTTVNLDDDGDDYEKVEAYTIPVDSDEADSDTIGGRSPRVDLDGNPSIKKRKRVTSSPHKKQIKGKANSKSKVCDDEMASSIKRLADSLVAPPVPIQPVPPADPYANIWKRINALPVTAKDKLEIAAHLSKPEQDVFRSYLNHADDALLSEWVIGYFEHRFQNGGGNGGSVVP from the exons ATGGGGAAACACAAGCCCATAGTTAAGAGTGAGGAGGACATCAACTCTCGTGATAAGTACATAACCTGGACAGACGAGGCAACTAAGTTTATGCTTGAGTGGTATATTGACCTCCGTAAAGACAAACCTGCATCTTTCAAGTTCAAGAAACAACATCACTTACAGTGTGCGGATGCTCTAAATGGCAAGTTTTCGCTTGGTGTCACTCAAAATCAAGTAGATCGGCACTACCGTGCATGCAAGGAGAAGTCTGGCTGGGTGCGTCGTGCCATGGCCAATAGTGAAAATGGCTTCGACTATACCTCATGCAAATTCACAATTTCTGAGTCTGAGAAGGAAAATCTCAATGTGAGTACTG TGGTCAACTACCTTACTAAACCAATCAGGTTCTTCCATCAATTGCGAGAGTTGTTCTCAAGCCAGTCCCATGCTGATGGTTCACTTGCAGCTGACCAAACCACTGTCAATTTGGATGACGATGGTGATGACTATGAGAAAGTTGAAGCTTATACAATTCCGGTGGACAGTGATGAAGCTGACTCGGACACCATTGGTGGGCGAAGTCCTCGAGTTGACTTGGATGGCAATCCATCGATCAAGAAGCGCAAGCGTGTCACATCATCACCTcacaagaaacaaattaaaGGCAAAGCAAATAGCAAGAGCAAGGTATGTGATGATGAGATGGCATCGAGTATTAAGAGGCTAGCAGACTCTCTTGTAGCTCCTCCTGTCCCTATACAACCAGTGCCACCTGCAGATCCTTATGCAAATATTTGGAAGCGAATAAATGCTCTCCCAGTCACAGCGAAGGACAAGCTTGAGATCGCGGCCCATCTATCCAAGCCAGAGCAAGATGTTTTTCGTAGTTACCTCAACCATGCCGATGACGCATTGCTTTCAGAGTGGGTCATTGGCTATTTTGAGCATCGATTCCAGAATGGTGGTGGCAATGGTGGTTCCGTTGTTCCCTAA